In Bacteroidota bacterium, one DNA window encodes the following:
- a CDS encoding O-methyltransferase gives MNFLPPEIEEYVEKHTKEESDLLKTISRETYAKVLMPRMLSGHLQGRVLSMFSKMIRPQNILEIGTYTGYSAICFAEGLQENGKLITIDINEELETTVRAHFNNSKYAEKIEYRIGNALTIIPELTQKFDLVFIDADKINYSTYFDLVFDKLNAGGFILADNVLWSGKILMDAAKMDEDTKAINDFNKKITADSRVENVLLPIRDGIMAIRKK, from the coding sequence TTGAATTTTTTACCACCTGAAATAGAGGAGTATGTAGAAAAACATACTAAAGAAGAATCGGATTTACTTAAAACTATTTCCAGAGAAACTTATGCAAAAGTATTGATGCCACGAATGCTTTCGGGGCATTTGCAAGGAAGAGTGCTAAGCATGTTTAGCAAAATGATTCGCCCACAAAATATTTTAGAAATAGGAACCTACACCGGTTATTCTGCTATTTGTTTTGCCGAAGGGTTACAAGAAAACGGAAAACTAATTACAATAGATATTAACGAAGAGCTTGAAACAACTGTAAGAGCGCATTTTAATAATTCGAAGTATGCTGAAAAAATTGAGTATCGCATTGGCAATGCATTAACAATTATTCCGGAACTAACTCAGAAATTTGATTTGGTATTTATTGATGCCGACAAAATAAACTATTCTACTTATTTCGATTTAGTATTTGATAAACTTAATGCTGGCGGTTTTATTCTTGCAGATAACGTGCTATGGAGCGGAAAAATATTGATGGATGCTGCAAAGATGGATGAGGATACAAAAGCGATAAACGATTTTAATAAAAAGATAACGGCTGATAGTAGAGTAGAAAATGTTTTATTGCCTATCAGGGATGGTATAATGGCAATTCGTAAAAAATAA
- a CDS encoding M3 family oligoendopeptidase — translation MNFKEFNYYRPDLASISKNIDSLLVEFEKAGNAKSQMEIIDKVNEIRNDFNTQRSIAGVKYTQDTTNADYQAEQDFFDELSPAFLGLEVKFYETISRSKFKQDLILKYGNQLFSVAQMTVDTFSDSIVEELQKENQLGSEYTKLLGSAKIKFDNKELNLSELGSYLNSKDRTIRKAANEAKYNFFSSNKIELDRLFDDLVKVRASIAKKLGFNNFVELGYKRMLRGDYNAQMVSDYRDQVKKYIVPLTEKLAEKQAKRIGLDKLYYYDEALSFKSGNAVPKGSPDWIVDNAKKMYSELSPETGEFFQFMTQNELLDLESRSGKAVGGYCTYFSNYKSPFIFSNFNGTAHDIIVLTHEAGHAFQGFCSRKFDVPEYNFPTYEACEIHSMSMEFLTWPWMDLFFKEDTDKFKYSHVAKSLIFLPYGVAVDEFQHWIYENPNVTSTERNAQWRKIEQKYIPYRNYDDNKYLEDGGYWQQQRHIYESPFYYIDYTLAQICAFQFWKKFNQNKKEAMSDYLELCKAGGSKSFLELVEIANIDSPFKEGCLESVATEVNNWLLQVDDSRLN, via the coding sequence ATGAATTTTAAAGAATTTAATTACTATCGTCCAGATTTAGCTTCTATATCTAAAAATATTGACTCATTGTTAGTGGAATTTGAAAAAGCCGGAAACGCAAAAAGTCAAATGGAAATTATTGATAAAGTAAATGAAATAAGAAACGATTTTAATACACAACGTTCCATTGCAGGTGTAAAATATACGCAAGACACCACCAATGCCGATTATCAAGCAGAGCAAGATTTTTTTGATGAATTATCCCCTGCCTTTTTAGGTTTGGAGGTTAAGTTTTATGAGACAATTAGTAGGTCGAAATTTAAACAAGATTTGATTCTGAAATATGGCAATCAACTTTTTTCTGTTGCGCAAATGACTGTAGATACCTTTTCTGATTCTATTGTAGAGGAACTACAAAAAGAGAATCAATTAGGAAGCGAATACACTAAACTTTTAGGCTCGGCAAAAATAAAATTTGATAACAAAGAGCTTAACCTATCTGAGCTAGGCTCTTATTTAAATTCAAAAGATAGAACGATTAGAAAGGCTGCTAACGAAGCAAAATATAATTTTTTCAGTTCAAATAAGATTGAGTTAGATAGATTGTTTGATGACCTTGTAAAGGTAAGAGCATCTATTGCTAAAAAATTGGGATTCAATAATTTTGTTGAATTAGGCTATAAACGAATGTTAAGAGGCGATTACAACGCCCAGATGGTTTCTGATTATAGAGATCAAGTAAAAAAATATATTGTACCGCTTACAGAAAAATTGGCAGAAAAGCAGGCGAAACGAATTGGGTTAGATAAATTATATTATTATGACGAGGCACTTTCTTTTAAAAGTGGAAACGCTGTGCCTAAAGGTAGTCCGGATTGGATTGTTGACAATGCTAAAAAAATGTATAGTGAGCTTAGCCCCGAAACAGGAGAATTTTTTCAGTTTATGACCCAAAATGAACTACTGGATTTAGAATCTCGTTCGGGTAAGGCTGTTGGAGGGTATTGTACTTATTTTAGCAATTACAAAAGTCCGTTTATATTCTCAAATTTTAATGGAACTGCTCACGATATAATTGTACTTACGCATGAAGCAGGGCATGCATTTCAGGGTTTCTGCAGCAGAAAATTCGATGTTCCGGAATATAATTTTCCAACTTACGAAGCGTGCGAAATACACTCTATGAGTATGGAATTTCTTACTTGGCCTTGGATGGATTTGTTTTTTAAAGAAGATACAGACAAGTTTAAATATTCGCATGTTGCAAAATCTTTAATTTTTCTTCCTTATGGCGTTGCTGTTGATGAATTTCAACATTGGATATACGAGAATCCAAATGTTACTTCAACAGAAAGAAATGCGCAGTGGCGAAAGATAGAGCAAAAATATATTCCATACAGAAATTACGATGACAATAAATACTTGGAAGATGGTGGATATTGGCAGCAACAACGCCATATATACGAAAGTCCATTTTATTATATCGATTATACGCTTGCTCAAATTTGCGCATTTCAATTTTGGAAAAAATTTAATCAGAATAAGAAAGAAGCAATGTCAGATTATTTAGAACTCTGTAAAGCGGGTGGAAGTAAATCATTTTTAGAATTAGTAGAGATTGCAAACATAGATTCTCCGTTTAAAGAAGGTTGTTTGGAGAGTGTTGCTACAGAGGTTAATAATTGGCTTTTACAAGTTGATGATTCACGATTAAATTAA
- a CDS encoding PD40 domain-containing protein — MKIQLYFSFFCITLSSFAQKAVDTDVWVGRITILDAINPVFSTPVNLTNRKGYDNQPFFAADNQRLFYSTTINNQNDIWVYDFTENVNMHATKTKESEFSPKETPDKRYISTVRIDLDSVQRLWKYDQTDLTRKFEVDKSIDSIGYYTWIAHKSLAWFKITEPPSLWLQDLDSKKSMLIANNCGRTFLGYGNDSLITTLIIDGKRVFAIVPLKNTNKIEYLIDSPDMNSQDFVVIAINGKKYIWTSFGKKLVSYEIGSPERKWNTIADFTKYEIKTINRLAISKDLKRYAFSSEE; from the coding sequence GTGAAAATTCAACTCTATTTTTCTTTTTTTTGTATTACTCTATCTTCATTTGCGCAAAAGGCTGTTGATACAGATGTTTGGGTTGGAAGAATAACAATATTAGATGCCATTAATCCGGTGTTTTCTACGCCCGTTAATCTTACTAATCGCAAAGGATATGACAACCAACCTTTTTTTGCTGCTGATAATCAGCGACTGTTTTATTCCACAACCATTAATAATCAAAATGATATTTGGGTTTATGATTTTACAGAGAATGTAAATATGCATGCAACCAAAACCAAGGAAAGCGAATTTTCTCCCAAAGAAACTCCAGACAAGCGCTACATTTCAACAGTTCGTATTGATTTAGATTCGGTACAACGTTTATGGAAATACGACCAAACTGATTTGACTAGAAAGTTTGAGGTGGATAAATCCATCGACTCGATTGGTTATTATACTTGGATTGCTCATAAATCATTAGCGTGGTTTAAAATTACGGAACCACCAAGTCTTTGGTTGCAAGATTTAGATAGCAAAAAGAGTATGTTAATTGCTAATAATTGCGGTAGAACATTTTTAGGATATGGTAACGATTCTTTAATTACTACTTTAATTATAGACGGGAAGAGAGTTTTTGCGATAGTACCATTAAAGAACACGAATAAAATTGAGTATTTGATAGATAGCCCGGATATGAATTCGCAAGACTTTGTTGTAATTGCTATAAACGGAAAAAAATATATTTGGACAAGTTTTGGTAAAAAGCTAGTCTCTTACGAGATTGGTTCTCCGGAAAGAAAGTGGAACACAATTGCCGATTTTACCAAATATGAAATAAAAACAATTAATAGGCTTGCAATTAGCAAAGATTTAAAAAGATATGCATTTTCGAGTGAAGAATAA
- a CDS encoding NAD-dependent epimerase/dehydratase family protein, producing the protein MKKILVTGGAGFIGSHLVKRLVEDGNEVTVLDSLLRGNKLEKNILTSINFIAGDVRDKELVLKHAKGCELIYHFAAVLGVDVVADNPVETMETEIIGMKNIVDAAMLYKTEKIIYASTSGVYGHSAIEKSVTETIQIDPRTSYAIAKRYNEIYLKALNEEKGLDSVSLRFFNVYGKRQDNRMVVPRFLEQAFAGEPITVYGNGNQTRDFTYIDDTIEACLQLTEKAGASEIFNIANEDEITIKQLADTIVKVTGSKSQINYIQAPTKRYDYEVERRFGSSEKLFKHTGFKPNTNLEDGLRLIMDDYNHK; encoded by the coding sequence ATGAAAAAAATACTTGTTACAGGTGGTGCCGGTTTTATTGGAAGTCATTTAGTGAAACGATTAGTGGAAGATGGGAATGAAGTAACTGTTCTGGATTCTCTTTTAAGAGGTAATAAACTTGAAAAAAATATCCTTACATCAATTAATTTTATTGCTGGAGATGTAAGAGATAAAGAATTGGTGTTAAAACATGCAAAAGGATGTGAATTAATATATCATTTTGCTGCAGTTTTAGGTGTTGATGTGGTTGCGGATAATCCGGTAGAAACAATGGAAACCGAAATTATTGGCATGAAAAATATTGTTGATGCCGCCATGTTGTATAAAACAGAAAAAATAATTTATGCTTCTACTAGTGGCGTTTACGGACATTCGGCTATTGAAAAATCTGTAACTGAAACGATTCAAATAGACCCAAGAACTAGTTACGCAATAGCTAAACGCTATAACGAAATTTATTTAAAAGCATTAAACGAAGAAAAAGGATTAGATTCTGTTTCTTTACGTTTTTTTAATGTGTATGGAAAAAGACAAGACAACAGAATGGTTGTTCCTCGTTTCTTAGAGCAAGCATTTGCAGGAGAACCTATTACAGTTTATGGGAACGGAAACCAAACACGCGACTTTACCTATATTGATGACACAATTGAAGCATGTCTTCAATTAACAGAGAAAGCAGGAGCTAGCGAAATATTCAATATTGCAAATGAAGACGAAATTACGATTAAGCAATTAGCTGATACAATTGTTAAAGTAACCGGTTCAAAATCTCAAATAAATTATATACAAGCTCCTACAAAAAGGTATGATTACGAAGTAGAAAGAAGATTTGGAAGCTCTGAAAAATTATTTAAACATACAGGATTTAAGCCTAATACGAATCTGGAAGATGGATTAAGACTGATAATGGACGATTATAATCATAAATAG
- a CDS encoding 3-hydroxybutyryl-CoA dehydrogenase codes for MISIGIIGSGAMGSGIAQVAATAGHKTFIFDTNTAALQKSKDAIYLSLQKLVEKQRITTEKASSIQSNLQFVSSLQDFKNCGLIIEAIVEILEVKQNLFTELESIVSNDCILASNTSSLSIASIASSCKLNNRVIGIHFFNPAPIMPLVEIIPAITTNAATTKTAKQLIDSWGKQTVLAKDTPGFIVNRVARSFYGESIRLYEEGFADFATIDWALKQFGGFKMGPFELMDFIGNDINYKVTESVWEQFFFEPRFKPSLTQKRLFEAKLFGRKSGKGYYDYSANSTLPIPNMDEKLGNFIFERVICMLINEAIDSFYLGLASKEDIDTAMTKGVNYPKGLLKWADEIGLPKILNTLTGLYNEYQEDRYRPCVLLKRMVSENKTFY; via the coding sequence ATGATTTCAATTGGTATAATCGGTTCTGGCGCTATGGGCAGCGGAATAGCACAAGTAGCAGCAACCGCAGGACACAAGACTTTTATTTTTGATACAAATACTGCTGCTCTTCAAAAAAGCAAGGATGCAATTTATTTGTCACTACAAAAGCTGGTTGAAAAACAAAGAATAACAACAGAAAAGGCATCCTCCATTCAGTCGAACTTACAGTTTGTTTCGTCCTTACAAGATTTCAAAAATTGTGGTCTTATCATAGAAGCCATTGTTGAAATCCTGGAGGTAAAACAAAATTTATTTACTGAATTAGAAAGCATTGTAAGCAATGATTGTATATTAGCCAGCAATACATCTTCTTTATCAATTGCGTCAATTGCATCCAGTTGCAAACTAAACAACAGAGTAATTGGAATACATTTCTTCAACCCTGCTCCTATTATGCCGTTGGTAGAAATTATCCCTGCCATTACTACTAACGCAGCTACCACAAAAACTGCAAAACAACTCATTGATAGTTGGGGAAAACAAACTGTTTTGGCTAAGGACACACCTGGTTTTATTGTTAATCGTGTTGCCCGTTCATTTTATGGAGAAAGTATTCGTTTGTACGAAGAAGGTTTTGCTGATTTTGCAACTATAGATTGGGCATTAAAACAATTTGGTGGATTTAAAATGGGACCATTTGAGTTAATGGATTTTATTGGAAATGATATTAATTATAAAGTAACTGAATCTGTTTGGGAGCAATTTTTCTTCGAACCTCGATTTAAACCCTCCCTAACCCAAAAAAGACTTTTTGAAGCTAAATTATTTGGACGCAAGTCCGGCAAAGGTTATTATGATTATAGTGCAAATTCAACTTTACCAATTCCTAATATGGATGAAAAGTTAGGAAACTTTATTTTTGAAAGAGTTATTTGCATGCTTATAAACGAGGCTATTGACTCATTTTATCTAGGCTTAGCTTCCAAAGAAGATATAGATACCGCCATGACTAAAGGAGTAAACTATCCAAAGGGATTGTTGAAATGGGCTGATGAAATTGGATTGCCCAAGATTTTGAATACACTTACCGGATTATATAACGAATACCAAGAAGATAGATACCGACCTTGTGTGTTACTAAAACGAATGGTATCAGAAAACAAAACATTCTACTAA
- a CDS encoding methylated-DNA--[protein]-cysteine S-methyltransferase: MALTKLYFTHHVHENPAQVTEIGEMAILQLEEYFTKKRNSFTLPINPYGTDFQKKVWKALLDIPFGYTYSYLKLAQKLGDSNLTRAVGNANGKNPIPIIIPCHRVIGENGDLTGYSMGLDRKKWLLDFESSIRFPKLF, encoded by the coding sequence ATGGCTTTAACAAAGCTTTACTTTACCCATCATGTGCATGAAAATCCGGCACAAGTAACTGAGATTGGAGAAATGGCAATACTTCAGTTAGAAGAATATTTTACAAAAAAAAGAAACTCCTTTACCCTTCCTATTAATCCATACGGTACAGATTTTCAAAAAAAAGTTTGGAAGGCTTTGTTAGATATTCCTTTTGGTTATACATACTCTTATCTCAAATTAGCTCAAAAATTAGGCGATTCAAACCTTACTCGGGCCGTTGGGAATGCCAATGGCAAAAATCCAATTCCAATTATTATTCCATGTCATCGAGTAATTGGTGAGAATGGAGATTTAACAGGATACAGCATGGGACTTGATCGCAAAAAATGGTTGTTAGATTTTGAAAGTAGTATTCGATTTCCTAAACTTTTTTAA
- a CDS encoding hotdog fold thioesterase, whose amino-acid sequence MNTLAKKVVEKMMSADWFSQWLGIEVLEASEGKSKLQLKVRKEMLNGFAIAHGGITYSIADSALAFASNSYGRMSVSIETSISHTKQVKEGETITATAKELSKTDKIAIYQIDITNEQNDVVALFKGTVYRTHKDWQVE is encoded by the coding sequence ATGAATACGTTAGCAAAAAAAGTAGTAGAAAAAATGATGTCGGCCGACTGGTTTAGTCAATGGCTAGGAATAGAGGTTTTAGAAGCATCTGAAGGAAAATCAAAGTTGCAATTAAAGGTACGCAAAGAAATGTTGAACGGATTTGCAATTGCGCATGGAGGAATAACCTACTCCATTGCTGATAGCGCATTGGCATTTGCCTCTAATTCTTACGGCAGAATGAGTGTTTCAATAGAAACATCTATATCGCATACTAAACAAGTAAAAGAGGGCGAAACAATTACCGCAACGGCAAAAGAATTAAGTAAAACAGATAAAATTGCTATCTATCAAATTGATATTACCAACGAGCAAAACGATGTAGTTGCACTTTTTAAAGGAACAGTTTATCGTACTCATAAGGACTGGCAAGTAGAATAA
- the efp gene encoding elongation factor P, which translates to MADTGDINVGTVIRFNGELCQITEYIHRTPGNLRAFYQAKMKNLKTGKSAEYRFRSGESVDIARVEYKMMQYLYPENDFIVCMDSTTFEQVYLQKNMLGTGIEFLKEGMEVKIAFENDEAILAEGPTFVELVVTYTEPGVKGDTATNAMKPATLETGAIINVPLFVNEGDNLKIDTRTRSYVERVKESHKGGY; encoded by the coding sequence ATGGCAGATACAGGAGACATCAACGTTGGTACCGTAATTCGATTTAATGGAGAATTATGTCAAATTACTGAATACATACACCGTACACCGGGCAATTTGCGTGCTTTTTACCAAGCAAAAATGAAAAATCTTAAAACCGGCAAATCTGCTGAGTATAGATTTAGATCAGGCGAATCTGTTGATATTGCACGTGTAGAATACAAAATGATGCAGTATTTGTACCCTGAAAATGATTTTATTGTGTGTATGGACAGTACTACATTTGAGCAAGTATATTTACAAAAAAATATGCTTGGGACTGGAATTGAGTTCTTAAAAGAAGGAATGGAAGTTAAGATTGCATTCGAAAATGACGAAGCTATTTTGGCAGAAGGACCCACCTTTGTTGAGCTTGTTGTTACCTATACCGAACCGGGTGTAAAAGGAGATACGGCTACCAATGCGATGAAACCCGCTACACTTGAAACCGGAGCAATAATTAATGTTCCTTTATTTGTAAATGAAGGCGATAATTTAAAGATTGATACACGTACAAGATCCTACGTAGAGCGAGTTAAAGAAAGTCATAAAGGAGGATATTAA
- a CDS encoding UDP-3-O-(3-hydroxymyristoyl)glucosamine N-acyltransferase encodes MKLNPPQTLQKIASIIGAKFVGNPDFLISGINEIHVVEAGDIAFVDHPKYYEKALNSKATTILINKEVECPEGKALIISDDPFRDINKLITHFSPRSYSTLQVGKNSIVDVSATVMPGAYIGENVKIGKNTVIYPNVSIYNNVEIGDNVIIHGNTVLGSHAFYYKKRASHFEKLQTCGKVIIENDVEIGASCTIDAGVTGDTRIGEGTKIDNHVHIGHDTTVGKMCLFAAQVGIAGACVIEDKVTLWGQVGIASGITIGAGAVVYAQSGVGKTLKGDKTYFGSPAGEAREKMKEMAMIKQIPSLFEKK; translated from the coding sequence ATGAAACTAAACCCACCACAAACACTACAAAAAATTGCGTCCATTATTGGAGCTAAGTTTGTTGGCAATCCGGATTTTTTAATTTCGGGAATAAATGAAATACATGTGGTGGAAGCTGGCGATATTGCATTTGTAGATCATCCTAAATACTATGAAAAAGCCTTAAACTCTAAAGCAACAACAATATTAATTAATAAAGAGGTTGAATGTCCAGAAGGCAAAGCGCTTATTATTTCTGATGATCCGTTTAGAGATATAAATAAACTAATTACTCATTTTTCGCCTCGCTCCTACTCTACGTTGCAGGTGGGGAAAAATTCGATAGTTGATGTAAGTGCAACCGTTATGCCGGGAGCTTATATTGGTGAAAATGTGAAAATTGGCAAAAACACGGTAATCTATCCCAACGTTTCTATTTACAACAATGTTGAAATTGGCGACAACGTTATTATTCACGGTAATACAGTATTGGGAAGCCATGCATTTTACTACAAAAAACGAGCTTCTCATTTTGAAAAACTACAAACCTGCGGCAAGGTAATTATTGAAAACGATGTAGAAATTGGAGCATCTTGTACTATTGATGCAGGAGTTACAGGAGATACTCGTATTGGAGAAGGAACAAAAATTGATAATCACGTGCATATTGGACACGACACCACTGTTGGAAAAATGTGTTTATTTGCCGCTCAGGTTGGCATAGCCGGGGCTTGTGTTATTGAAGACAAGGTTACACTTTGGGGGCAAGTTGGAATAGCAAGTGGAATAACCATTGGTGCGGGAGCTGTGGTATATGCACAATCCGGTGTAGGAAAAACATTAAAAGGCGATAAAACCTATTTTGGCAGCCCTGCAGGCGAGGCTCGAGAAAAAATGAAGGAAATGGCTATGATTAAGCAAATTCCATCTTTGTTCGAAAAAAAATAG
- a CDS encoding PP2C family protein-serine/threonine phosphatase encodes MAQDSNRTNRPTRIKDIKLNSLLEVTKAINNNFTTADLLLKFEDILKNELSIGKVALFSNDLGWKCIMKYGVGNEYVNLNVERDLIHITEISTIDLSAQLHETSFEIIIPVFHKSQPLAYVLIGDIEDKLEVSPAIKHLPFIQTLTNIIVVAIENKKLAKENIRQAAVKKELELASEMQSMLFPSSLPNDKQLEVAAFYLPHQQVGGDYYDFIRLSEDEIAFCMADVSGKGVSAALLMANFQANLRALINYSSSLTELIRELNKKVMANANGEKFITLFIAKYNLVTRTLNYVNAAHNPPVITNGKSCSLLTIGCTGLGMFDDLRKIKEGIVTLEPGSVIHCYTDGLVEIENTDKEEFGTDRLNDLVFDNAGNSMTSLNNKIIDSVLDFKGDMPYIDDIALFSCRFK; translated from the coding sequence ATGGCTCAAGATTCAAATAGAACTAATAGACCAACACGAATAAAAGATATTAAGCTTAATTCGTTGCTAGAAGTTACTAAAGCTATAAACAACAATTTTACTACAGCAGATTTACTCTTAAAGTTCGAAGACATCTTGAAAAACGAACTAAGCATTGGCAAAGTAGCCTTGTTTAGTAATGATTTGGGGTGGAAATGCATTATGAAATACGGTGTGGGAAATGAATACGTAAATTTGAATGTAGAAAGAGACTTAATTCATATCACAGAAATAAGTACAATAGATTTATCTGCTCAGCTTCACGAAACATCGTTTGAGATAATTATTCCAGTTTTTCATAAATCACAACCTTTAGCCTACGTGCTTATAGGCGATATTGAAGATAAGTTAGAGGTAAGTCCTGCAATTAAGCATTTACCGTTTATACAAACACTTACCAATATTATTGTTGTTGCCATTGAAAACAAAAAACTTGCGAAAGAAAACATACGTCAAGCCGCAGTAAAAAAAGAGTTGGAACTTGCTTCTGAAATGCAATCTATGTTGTTTCCGAGCAGTTTGCCCAACGATAAACAATTAGAAGTGGCTGCATTTTATTTGCCGCACCAGCAAGTTGGAGGCGATTATTACGATTTTATTCGTTTAAGTGAAGATGAAATAGCTTTTTGTATGGCAGATGTTTCCGGCAAAGGAGTATCTGCAGCACTGTTGATGGCAAATTTCCAGGCAAACTTAAGAGCACTTATTAATTATTCAAGCTCGCTTACCGAATTGATTAGGGAGTTGAATAAAAAAGTGATGGCTAATGCAAATGGAGAAAAATTTATTACCCTGTTCATTGCCAAGTATAATTTGGTAACTCGTACACTGAATTACGTAAATGCAGCACACAATCCTCCGGTTATAACAAACGGAAAGTCGTGTAGTCTTTTAACGATAGGATGTACAGGGCTTGGAATGTTTGATGATTTGCGTAAAATAAAAGAAGGTATTGTTACATTAGAACCGGGCTCTGTTATTCACTGCTATACAGACGGGTTGGTTGAAATTGAAAATACGGACAAAGAAGAATTTGGCACCGATAGATTAAATGATTTAGTTTTTGATAATGCAGGAAATAGCATGACTTCTTTAAATAATAAAATAATAGATTCTGTACTTGACTTTAAAGGCGACATGCCTTACATTGATGATATAGCGCTATTTAGCTGTCGATTTAAGTAG
- a CDS encoding O-antigen ligase family protein, with the protein MFTFFFRKQYILLLSCIYILGAAYVLLYQSFYFYLYCSIPILLIALYLAFFHLNHFFYLIALVVPLSIPFENSAIQLGLSVPAEPLIIVATIVFMLKKIMNGGIDKSIYTHPVTLVILFNIAWIAITAIVSEMPLVSFKFLLARIWFVVVFYFLALEIFSNLAAIKKYMWIGISTILIVIAYTLVSHAQFGFGERSANAIMYPFYNDHTAYAAVLVMYLPFLAYAFYTKTYNRTLNILALGLLLIFIIAIVFSYTRAAWVSLAAAMVILLFLKLKIKFRTLILLALVGIGYLLFNSSDILMKLSKNKQDASENFTEHIQSISNISSDASNVERINRWKCAIKMFLERPVFGWGPGTYSFKYAPFQEAKDRTIISTNFGTGGNAHSEYLGPLAESGVLGAASILILVFFIFSLGFRIYYASQDKEIRTMVLILFFALITYLVHGVLNNFLDTDKASAPFWGFLAALVAIDIRQNKKDELLKSTAK; encoded by the coding sequence TTGTTTACCTTTTTCTTTAGAAAACAGTATATACTTCTTCTTTCTTGTATCTATATTTTAGGTGCAGCTTATGTTCTATTGTATCAAAGCTTTTATTTTTACCTGTATTGCTCCATACCAATATTACTTATTGCATTGTACTTGGCTTTTTTTCATTTAAACCATTTTTTTTACTTAATAGCACTTGTTGTACCACTATCTATTCCTTTTGAAAACTCTGCTATTCAGCTTGGATTAAGTGTACCTGCCGAGCCACTTATTATAGTGGCAACCATAGTTTTTATGCTAAAAAAAATCATGAACGGTGGTATAGATAAATCTATTTATACTCATCCTGTTACATTAGTTATTCTATTCAATATAGCTTGGATAGCAATTACTGCAATCGTAAGTGAAATGCCATTGGTTTCTTTTAAATTTTTGCTGGCAAGAATTTGGTTTGTAGTTGTATTCTATTTTTTGGCACTGGAAATTTTTTCTAATCTAGCTGCAATAAAAAAATATATGTGGATTGGTATTTCTACGATTCTTATTGTAATAGCCTATACACTTGTAAGCCATGCTCAGTTTGGTTTTGGAGAAAGGTCAGCCAATGCAATCATGTATCCATTTTATAACGACCACACTGCATACGCTGCAGTTTTAGTTATGTATCTGCCTTTCTTGGCTTACGCATTTTATACCAAAACTTATAATAGAACTCTTAATATACTAGCCTTAGGTCTTTTATTGATTTTTATAATTGCAATTGTATTTTCTTATACCAGAGCGGCTTGGGTGAGCCTGGCAGCAGCTATGGTAATTTTACTTTTTTTAAAACTGAAAATTAAATTTAGGACATTAATTCTGTTAGCATTAGTTGGAATCGGTTACTTGTTATTTAACAGTTCTGATATTTTGATGAAACTATCAAAAAACAAGCAAGATGCATCTGAGAATTTTACTGAGCATATTCAATCTATTTCTAATATATCATCAGACGCATCGAATGTTGAACGCATAAACAGATGGAAATGTGCCATTAAAATGTTTTTAGAACGCCCTGTTTTTGGTTGGGGACCGGGCACATATAGTTTTAAATATGCTCCTTTTCAAGAGGCAAAAGACAGAACTATTATCAGTACAAATTTTGGAACAGGAGGTAATGCACATAGCGAATATCTGGGGCCATTGGCAGAGAGTGGGGTATTGGGCGCTGCATCTATTCTAATACTGGTGTTTTTTATTTTTTCGTTAGGGTTTCGTATTTATTATGCTTCGCAGGATAAGGAAATAAGAACAATGGTTCTAATTCTATTCTTTGCTCTTATTACGTATTTGGTGCATGGTGTACTAAATAATTTTTTGGATACGGATAAAGCTTCCGCACCATTTTGGGGCTTTTTAGCAGCATTGGTTGCTATTGATATTCGACAGAATAAGAAAGACGAGCTACTTAAATCGACAGCTAAATAG